Proteins from a single region of Verrucosispora sp. NA02020:
- a CDS encoding GntR family transcriptional regulator encodes MRWTPGAAHVLILRHWSTCAGSPVELNRLCCQRGRRAAQGQSGEWPPGTKLPSRAQLCKEYGVSDTVVGKAMMILRATGLTETLERITPSRWSPQSRPGRR; translated from the coding sequence GTGCGGTGGACACCGGGCGCTGCTCACGTCCTGATCCTCCGCCACTGGTCAACGTGTGCCGGGAGCCCTGTCGAGCTGAACCGCCTGTGCTGTCAACGCGGCAGACGGGCCGCACAGGGGCAGTCAGGTGAGTGGCCGCCCGGCACGAAGCTGCCGAGCAGAGCCCAGCTCTGCAAGGAGTACGGCGTCTCGGACACCGTCGTCGGCAAGGCCATGATGATCCTGCGCGCGACCGGACTCACCGAGACTCTGGAGCGGATCACTCCGTCTCGATGGTCACCGCAGTCCAGACCTGGTCGCCGATGA
- the clpB gene encoding ATP-dependent chaperone ClpB, translated as MNTERLTTKSRETITGAVALANQRGHATVEPWHLLLSLLDTEGSTAAGLLRAVGADPAELRRAAQRAVDALPAARGSSIAEPTLAREFVNAIGAAEQIARPLGDEYTSTEHLLAGLARVGGAVSGALTSAGATEETLVAAFPTVRGGDRRVTTADPEQTYQALAKYGVDLTASARDGKIDPVIGRDSEIRRVIQVLSRRTKNNPVLIGEPGVGKTAIVEGLAQRIVAGDVPESLRDKKLVSLDLGAMVAGAQYRGQFEERLKSVLEEIKNSDGQVITFLDELHTVVGAGKGEGSMDAGNMLKPMLARGELRMVGATTLDEYREHIEKDPALERRFQPVLVGEPTVEDTIGILRGLKERYEVHHGVRITDAALVAAAALSDRYITDRFLPDKAIDLVDESASRLRMEIDSRPVEVDEIERAVRRLEIEEMALAKEPDAASAVRLERLRKELADKREQLTVLSERWHLEKSHITKLSTAKEELERLGGEAERAERDGELERAAELRYGRIPALQTELTKAEEELARLQSAGAMLKEEVGADDIAAVVASWTGIPAGRLLEGETAKLLRMEESLRERVVGQAEAVGAVSDAVRRARAGVADPDRPTGSFLFLGPTGVGKTELAKALAEFLFDDERAMVRIDMSEYGEKHSVARLVGAPPGYVGYEEGGQLTEAVRRRPYSVILLDEVEKAHPDVFDILLQVLDDGRLTDGQGRTVDFRNAILILTSNLGSAVISDLTLAEEQRREGVLAVVRSHFKPEFLNRLDDIVVFAALRGDDLRSIVDIQLARLRKRLADRRLSLDVTDAARGWLAEHGYDPIYGARPLRRLVQSAIGDQLAKALLAGQIRDGDTVRVELADAKDGLSVSTA; from the coding sequence ATGAACACCGAACGCCTCACCACCAAGAGCCGCGAGACCATCACCGGTGCCGTCGCCCTGGCCAACCAGCGCGGGCACGCCACCGTGGAGCCGTGGCACCTGCTGCTGTCGCTGCTGGACACCGAGGGCTCGACCGCTGCCGGCCTGCTGCGCGCCGTCGGGGCCGACCCCGCCGAGCTGCGCCGGGCCGCCCAGCGTGCGGTCGACGCGCTGCCCGCCGCGCGCGGCTCCAGCATCGCGGAGCCCACCCTGGCCCGCGAGTTCGTCAACGCCATCGGTGCCGCCGAGCAGATCGCCCGGCCGCTCGGCGACGAGTACACCTCCACCGAACACCTGCTGGCCGGGCTGGCCCGGGTCGGCGGTGCCGTCTCCGGTGCGCTCACGTCGGCCGGCGCCACCGAGGAGACGCTGGTCGCCGCGTTCCCGACCGTGCGCGGTGGGGACCGTCGGGTCACCACGGCCGACCCGGAGCAGACCTACCAGGCGTTGGCCAAGTACGGCGTCGACCTGACCGCGAGCGCGCGGGACGGCAAGATCGACCCGGTGATCGGGCGGGACTCCGAGATCCGCCGGGTGATCCAGGTGCTGTCCCGGCGTACCAAGAACAACCCGGTGCTGATCGGCGAGCCCGGTGTCGGCAAGACCGCCATCGTCGAGGGCCTGGCCCAGCGGATCGTCGCCGGTGACGTGCCCGAGTCGCTGCGGGACAAGAAGCTCGTCTCGCTCGACCTCGGTGCGATGGTCGCCGGTGCGCAGTACCGGGGTCAGTTCGAGGAGCGCCTCAAGTCCGTCCTGGAGGAGATCAAGAACTCCGACGGCCAGGTCATCACGTTCCTCGACGAACTGCACACGGTGGTCGGCGCGGGCAAGGGCGAGGGCTCGATGGACGCCGGCAACATGCTCAAGCCGATGCTGGCCCGGGGCGAGCTGCGCATGGTCGGCGCGACCACGCTGGACGAGTACCGCGAGCACATCGAGAAGGACCCGGCCCTGGAGCGGCGCTTCCAGCCGGTGCTGGTCGGCGAACCCACCGTCGAGGACACCATCGGCATCCTGCGGGGGCTCAAGGAGCGCTACGAGGTCCACCACGGCGTACGCATCACCGACGCCGCCCTGGTCGCCGCCGCCGCGCTCTCCGACCGGTACATCACCGACCGCTTCCTGCCGGACAAGGCGATCGACCTGGTCGACGAGTCGGCGTCCCGGCTCCGGATGGAGATCGACTCCCGGCCGGTCGAGGTGGACGAGATCGAGCGGGCGGTACGCCGGCTGGAGATCGAGGAGATGGCGCTGGCCAAGGAGCCGGACGCCGCCTCCGCCGTACGCCTGGAACGGCTGCGCAAGGAACTGGCCGACAAGCGTGAGCAGCTCACCGTGCTCTCCGAGCGCTGGCACCTGGAGAAGAGCCACATCACCAAGCTCTCCACCGCCAAGGAGGAGTTGGAGCGGTTGGGTGGTGAGGCGGAGCGGGCCGAGCGCGACGGCGAGTTGGAACGCGCCGCCGAGCTGCGCTACGGCCGCATCCCGGCGCTCCAGACCGAGCTGACGAAGGCCGAGGAGGAACTGGCCCGGTTGCAGTCCGCGGGCGCGATGCTCAAGGAGGAGGTCGGCGCGGACGACATCGCGGCGGTCGTCGCCTCCTGGACCGGCATCCCCGCCGGCCGCCTGCTGGAGGGCGAGACCGCCAAGCTGCTCCGGATGGAGGAGTCGCTGCGCGAGCGGGTCGTCGGCCAGGCCGAGGCGGTGGGCGCGGTCTCCGACGCGGTACGCCGTGCCCGTGCCGGTGTCGCCGACCCGGACCGCCCGACCGGCAGCTTCCTCTTCCTCGGCCCGACCGGGGTGGGCAAGACCGAGCTGGCGAAGGCGCTCGCCGAGTTCCTCTTCGACGACGAGCGGGCGATGGTCCGCATCGACATGAGCGAGTACGGCGAGAAGCACTCGGTGGCCCGGCTGGTCGGCGCTCCGCCCGGCTACGTCGGCTACGAGGAGGGCGGCCAGCTGACCGAGGCGGTGCGTCGTCGGCCGTACTCGGTGATCCTCCTCGACGAGGTGGAGAAGGCCCACCCGGACGTCTTCGACATCCTGCTCCAGGTGCTCGACGACGGCCGGCTCACCGACGGTCAGGGTCGTACCGTCGACTTCCGCAACGCGATCCTGATCCTCACCTCGAACCTCGGGTCGGCGGTGATCAGTGATCTGACGCTCGCCGAGGAGCAGCGCCGGGAGGGCGTCCTCGCGGTGGTCCGGTCGCACTTCAAGCCGGAGTTCCTCAACCGGCTCGACGACATCGTGGTCTTCGCCGCACTCCGGGGCGACGACCTGCGCTCCATCGTGGACATCCAGTTGGCCCGCCTGCGCAAACGGCTGGCCGACCGCCGGCTCTCGCTGGACGTCACCGACGCGGCGCGGGGCTGGTTGGCCGAGCACGGGTACGACCCGATCTACGGCGCCCGGCCGCTGCGCCGACTGGTCCAGTCGGCGATCGGCGACCAGCTCGCCAAGGCGCTGCTCGCCGGCCAGATCCGCGACGGCGACACGGTGCGGGTGGAGCTCGCCGACGCCAAGGACGGCCTGTCGGTGAGCACCGCCTGA